One region of Sphingomonas kaistensis genomic DNA includes:
- a CDS encoding glycoside hydrolase family 43 protein: MKDILPGLLLLLSACATVSPPVTYQNPVIDQDFPDPAVVRAPDRSFYVYATQGGDPMRNIQAARSSDLVSWTQLPDVLPVKPRWASRTQDFWAPDVIRRGAKWLLYYSAKPDAALSDDKRGLCLAVASADRPEGPFTDMGKPLLCGQGFVNIDPFAFDDPATGKTLLYWGSGFGPIKVQELGADGMSFAPGSTPVNLVPVVRTEDAREYRRLVEGAWVTVRDGWYYLFFSGDNCCGPKAHYATMVARSRSATGPFEVRTRPLYLVLEANERWVAPGHNSVIPDDAGSDWILYHGVDARRPRTRPTDDVNTRRVMLLDRLEWRDGWPEIAGKSPTSSSQPGPVVRR; encoded by the coding sequence ATGAAAGACATCCTGCCCGGCCTGCTCCTGCTGCTGTCCGCCTGCGCCACGGTGTCGCCGCCGGTCACTTATCAGAACCCGGTGATCGACCAGGACTTTCCCGATCCGGCAGTGGTCCGCGCGCCCGACCGCAGCTTCTATGTCTATGCGACGCAGGGCGGTGATCCGATGCGCAACATCCAGGCGGCGCGGTCGAGCGATCTGGTGAGCTGGACGCAGCTGCCCGATGTCCTGCCGGTCAAGCCACGGTGGGCGAGCCGGACGCAGGATTTCTGGGCGCCCGACGTCATTCGGCGCGGCGCAAAGTGGCTGCTCTATTATTCGGCCAAGCCAGATGCAGCGTTGAGCGACGACAAGCGCGGGCTTTGCCTGGCGGTAGCGAGCGCGGACCGGCCCGAGGGGCCGTTCACCGACATGGGCAAGCCTTTGCTTTGCGGCCAGGGGTTCGTGAACATCGATCCGTTCGCGTTCGACGATCCGGCGACGGGCAAGACCTTGCTCTACTGGGGATCCGGCTTCGGACCGATCAAGGTGCAGGAGCTTGGGGCCGACGGCATGTCCTTTGCGCCGGGCAGCACGCCCGTCAACCTGGTGCCGGTGGTCCGGACCGAGGATGCGCGCGAATATCGCCGGCTGGTCGAGGGTGCGTGGGTGACCGTGCGCGACGGCTGGTATTACCTGTTCTTCTCGGGCGACAATTGCTGCGGGCCCAAAGCGCATTATGCGACCATGGTGGCGCGCAGCCGATCGGCGACCGGGCCGTTCGAGGTGCGGACAAGGCCGCTCTATCTAGTGCTGGAAGCGAACGAGCGCTGGGTCGCACCGGGCCACAACAGCGTCATCCCTGACGATGCGGGAAGTGACTGGATCCTCTATCATGGGGTCGATGCGCGGCGGCCGAGGACCAGGCCGACCGATGACGTGAACACTCGGCGGGTGATGCTGCTGGATCGGTTGGAATGGCGCGACGGCTGGCCGGAGATTGCCGGCAAAAGCCCCACCAGTTCGTCGCAGCCTGGGCCAGTGGTTCGGCGCTAG
- a CDS encoding glycoside hydrolase family 43 protein yields the protein MALSPGTPLLTFAVEPVEEGEGFALNVSPSDGSGVRSYRVDGPEPEAFAEMFDALHADFGTRRPHHAEPPQDYAAPPWRPLITGNLHPRILSGYGDPAVLRTGDGWWLVATSNDAPDAFPILHSTDLESWKPMGFVFEEGQTPDWTAAGLKVGDFWAPEIARVGEEYWLSYTARGLDRTLAIGLARAAHPAGPWTDNGAPLLTGTVIDSHVYVDADGTPWLLWKKDSNSHWPRPLAALLRENLDLIPALFDDEGDRRTAAFCAAIQPFANSRRPMERFFLMQPLIRAALANWRRVKAALERSGIAAHVIENMATPIYARQIGADGRSLVGDQHLLLANDLDWEGHLIEGPYLTRQDGRYYLFYAGNDFTSPSYGIGYAVADRLTGPWRKADQPLLRSHPDWTAPGHASVSVGSDGEPRLFFHAFHPGTGGYNVFRALMTVGLAFSGDEVTLVP from the coding sequence ATGGCCCTCTCGCCCGGCACCCCCCTGCTGACCTTTGCTGTCGAACCGGTCGAGGAGGGTGAGGGTTTCGCGCTCAACGTCTCACCCAGCGACGGCAGCGGAGTCCGGTCCTACCGCGTCGACGGACCCGAGCCCGAGGCCTTTGCCGAGATGTTCGACGCGCTGCACGCCGACTTCGGCACGCGCCGCCCGCACCATGCCGAGCCGCCGCAGGACTATGCCGCACCCCCTTGGCGTCCGCTGATCACCGGCAACCTCCACCCCCGCATCCTGTCGGGCTATGGCGATCCCGCCGTGCTTCGCACCGGCGACGGCTGGTGGCTGGTCGCGACCTCCAACGACGCACCCGACGCCTTTCCCATCCTCCATTCCACCGACCTCGAGAGCTGGAAGCCGATGGGTTTCGTGTTCGAGGAAGGCCAGACGCCCGATTGGACCGCCGCCGGGCTCAAGGTCGGCGATTTCTGGGCGCCCGAGATCGCCCGCGTCGGCGAGGAATATTGGCTCAGCTACACCGCCCGCGGCCTCGACCGCACCCTTGCCATCGGACTTGCCCGCGCAGCCCATCCCGCCGGGCCGTGGACCGACAATGGCGCGCCGCTGCTGACCGGCACCGTGATCGACAGCCATGTCTACGTCGATGCGGACGGCACGCCGTGGCTGCTCTGGAAAAAGGACAGCAACAGCCACTGGCCGCGCCCGCTCGCCGCGCTGCTGCGCGAGAATTTGGATCTCATCCCCGCCCTGTTCGACGACGAAGGCGACCGCCGCACCGCCGCTTTCTGTGCCGCGATCCAGCCCTTCGCCAATAGCCGCCGTCCGATGGAGCGCTTCTTCCTGATGCAGCCGCTGATCCGCGCGGCGCTTGCCAACTGGCGCAGGGTCAAGGCCGCGCTGGAGCGGAGCGGAATCGCCGCCCACGTCATCGAGAATATGGCGACCCCCATCTACGCCCGGCAGATCGGCGCCGACGGCCGCAGCCTCGTCGGCGATCAGCACCTGCTTCTCGCCAACGACCTCGACTGGGAAGGCCACCTGATCGAGGGGCCCTATCTCACCCGCCAGGATGGCCGCTACTACCTGTTCTACGCCGGCAACGACTTCACCTCGCCCAGCTACGGTATCGGCTATGCCGTCGCCGACCGGCTGACCGGACCGTGGCGCAAGGCCGACCAGCCGCTGCTGCGCTCGCATCCCGACTGGACGGCGCCCGGCCATGCCTCGGTGTCGGTCGGAAGCGACGGCGAGCCGCGGCTGTTCTTCCACGCCTTTCATCCCGGCACTGGCGGCTATAACGTGTTCCGCGCCTTGATGACCGTTGGCCTGGCGTTCAGCGGCGACGAGGTAACGCTGGTTCCGTGA